The genomic region CGCACCTTCTTCGGTTTCCAGCTGCAACTCGGCGACCGCTCGATGGGCGCGACGATCGCCACGGTGATGTTCCTCATCATCCTCGCCGGCGTCTCGCTTTATCTCTTCGTCATTCAGCGGCGCATGCGTCGCTACCAGTTCTGAGGAGCGCGCATGTCCAAGGCACGCACATCTCCAATCCGCACCGGCCTCGTGCATCTGGCGCTCTCCGCCTATACGCTGGTCGCGCTGTTTCCGGTTTTCCTGACCGTGGTCAACTCGTTCAAGGATCGCGCCTCGATCTTCCGCGAGCCGCTGATGGTGCCGACGCCGTCGACCTTCAGCCTCGTCGGCTATCAGACGGTGCTGGGGCAGGGCGATTTCGCCACCTATTTCCAGAACAGCTTCATCGTCACGATCGTCTCGATCCTGCTGGTGCTGCTTTTCGGTGCGATGGCGGCCTTCGCGCTTTCGGAATACCGCTTTCGCGGCAATATGCTGCTCGGGCTCTATATGGCGATCGGCATCATGATCCCGATTCGTCTCGGCACGGTGGCGATCCTGCAGGGCATGGTGGCGGCCGGTCTCGTCAATACGCTGACGGCGCTGGTCCTCGTCTATACCGCGCAAGGCATACCGCTGGCGATTTTCATCCTGTCGGAATTCATGCGCACGGTTTCGGACGATCTCAAGAATGCCGGGCGCATCGACGGGCTTTCCGAATATGCGATCTTCTTCCGCTTGGTGCTGCCGCTGGTGCGCCCCGCCATGGCAACAGTCGCCGTCTTCACCATGATCCCGATCTGGAACGATCTCTGGTTCCCGCTGATCCTCGCGCCCTCCGAGGCCACCAAGACGGTAACGCTCGGCTCGCAGATCTTCATCGGGCAGTTCGTCACCAACTGGAATGCGGTGCTGGCGGCGCTGTCGCTGGCGATCCTGCCGATCCTCGTCCTCTACGTCATCTTCTCGCGGCAGTTGATCCGCGGCATCACGTCGGGAGCCGTCAAATGAACCAGGAGAAACCGATCCGCGTCCTCGTTGCCGGCCTCGGCAATATGGGCCGCAGCCATGCGCTCGCCTATCACAACAATCGGGGCTTCGAGGTCGTCGGTCTGGTCAACCGCTCGACGCCGAAACTGGAGCCCGAGCTGCAGGGCTACAAGATCCATCCCGATTTCACGACGGCGCTGGCCGAACTGAAGCCGGACCTCTGCTCGATCAACACCTATTCCGACAGCCATGCCGATTTTGCCGTCGCCGCCTTCGAGGCCGGCTGCGACGTCTTCGTGGAAAAGCCGCTGGCGACCACCGTCGCCGATGCCGAGCGTGTTGTTGCGGCAGCGAAGAAGGCGGGGCGCAAGCTGGTGATCGGTTATATTCTTCGCCATCATCCGTCCTGGATGAAGCTGATAGAGGAAGCCCGCAAACTCGGCCCGCCTTACGTCTTCCGCATGAATCTCAACCAGCAATCCAGCGGCCCGACCTGGGCGACGCACAAGTCGCTGATGCAGACCACCTCGCCGATCGTCGATTGCGGCGTGCATTATGTCGACGTCATGTGCCAGATCACCGATGCGAAAGCCGTCGAGGTGCGCGGCATGGGGCTGCGGCTGTCCGACGAGATCGCCGTCGACATGTACAATTACGGCCAGCTGCAGGTGCTCTTCGAGGACGGTTCGGTCGGCTGGTACGAGGCCGGTTGGGGGCCGATGATTTCGGAGACCGCCTTCTTCGTGAAGGATGTGATGTCGCCGAAGGGCGCGGTGTCGATCGTCATGGATCCGAACGCCAAGTCCGACGATATCGACACCCACACCAAGACTTCGGTGATCCGTCTGCATACGGCCGAAACCGGCCCGGACGGCAAGTTCATCCGGCCCGACCAGGACCTGAGGATGATGGGCGAGCCCGGTCATCAGGCACTCTGCGACCTGGAACAGGCCTTCATGCTGAGGGCGATCCGCGAGGATCTGAACCTCGATCGCCATATGGCGGATGCGGTGGCGTCGCTGCGCATCTGCCTTGCCGCCGACGAGAGCGTGCGCACCGGCCAGCCGGTCAGATTGTAAGGAAAAATCAGTGGGATCACTTCAACTCAAATCCATCCGCAAGACTTATGGCACGCATGAGGTGCTGAAGGGCATCGACCTCGAAGTCAAGGACGGCGAATTCGTCATCTTTGTCGGGCCGTCGGGCTGCGGGAAATCGACACTGTTGCGCAGCATCGCCGGCCTCGAAGACGTCACCTCGGGCGCCGTCGTCATCAACGGCCGCGACGAGACGCTGACGCCGCCGGCCAAGCGTGGCATCGCCATGGTGTTCCAGTCCTATGCGCTCTATCCGCACCTGACGGTCAAGGACAATATGGGCCTCGGCCTCAAGCAGGCCGGCACGGCCAAAGACGAGATCGACAGCCGAGTCGGCAAAGCCTCCGGCATGCTGTCGCTCGCCCCCTATCTGGCGCGGCGGCCTGCTGAACTCTCTGGCGGCCAGCGCCAGCGCGTCGCGATCGGCCGCGCCATCGTGCGCGAGCCGGAACTCTTCCTGTTCGACGAGCCGCTGTCGAACCTCGATGCGGCGCTGCGCGTCCAGACCCGCCTCGAAATCGCCCAGCTGCACCGAAGCCTGAAAGCGACGATGATCTATGTCACCCACGACCAGGTCGAGGCGATGACGCTGGCCGACAAGATCGTGGTGCTGAATGCCGGCGCGATCGAACAGATCGGCTCGCCGATGGAACTTTACAACCGTCCCGCCAATGTCTTCGTCGCCGGCTTCATCGGTTCGCCGCAGATGAATTTCATCGCGGCCGAGAAGGTCGGCGACCACAGCGCCAAGACGATCGGCGTGCGTCCCGAACATATGACGCTGTCGCGCGAACAGGGAACCTGGGCGGCGAAGGTCGTACATGTCGAGCATCTCGGCGCAGACACGATCATCTATCTGGAATCCGATCAGTGCGGCCTGCTGACGGCGCGTCTGTTCGGCGAACATCAATATGAACCTGATGAGATCGTTTATGCGACGCCGGATCAGGCCCGTGTCCACCGCTTCGATGTGGACGACCAAGCGATCCGCTGAGGGGGGGCTTCCCTTCTCCCCGGCGGGGAGAAGGTGGCCCGAAGGGTCGGATGAGGGGGCCACACGGCACAGCATTGATTGCCCTGCTCGCTCGGTACAACAATGACAAATGTTCTGCCGTGTGGCCCACTCATCCGCCTGCCGGCACCTTCTCCCCGCTGGGGAGAAGAGACTCGCGGCCATGCCTTCGTCCCAAAGGCTGCTGTCTCCTCAATCATTCCCCCCAAAAAAAGGCGCCGTTTTACGGCGCCTTTTGCGTGAGCGGTGCTGGTAAACTCAGTCGCGGATGACCAGCGAATCGGCCGCCAGGAAACGCAGCGTGACGGTTTCGCCGGCCTGCGGCGGGGTGACGCCTGGGCTATTGAACATGTCGAAGGAGATGACGTTGCCGCCGACATCCATGCGGGTGCGGATGACCGACCCCGGGAAGTGGGCCGAGACGACCTGACCGGTGAGCGCCGTATCGCTTCTGGCGGTGTCGGAGAGCGAGCCTGCTTCCGGGCGCAGCGCCAGCGAGATGGTCTCGCCGGCCTTGTGTCGAGCATCTCGGCGCCGACACGATCATCTATCTGGAATCCGATCAATGCGGGCTTGCTGACGGCGCGTCTGTTTGGCGAACATCAGTACGAACCCGACGAAATCGTTTATGCCACGCCGGATCAGGCGCGTGTCCACCGGTTCGATGTGGACGACCAGACCATCCGAGCATGGCAACAACTGGATCTATTTTCGGAAAGCATGCGCGCAAATTTCAAAGGAGGCTCGGTCACAGCCCTCTATTTTTTTGTGCCACATTGCTCCGCCCGCCAGACACGCTTGACTTCCGTATCGTAGATCGTATACGTTATTCTAGTTGGCGTGGTGGAGATCTCCTCCACGAGATTTTCATGCGGTTCCGGCTGCAAAGCAGCTGCACGCTTTTGCTGGAATTGCTCCGGTCTCGAACAATAAGCGCGGGGAACACCAGATGCGTACCTCCAAGATCGTGCATATCGTCAGCTGCCATGCGGAAGGTGAGGTGGGTGACGTCATTGTTGGCGGCGTCGCGCCGCCTTCCGGCGCAACGGTGTGGGAGCAGTCGCGGTGGATTGCCGAGGATAAGACGCTCAGAAATTTCGTATTGAACGAACCTCGCGGTGGCGTGTTCCGCCACG from Rhizobium sp. BT03 harbors:
- a CDS encoding carbohydrate ABC transporter permease, with protein sequence MSKARTSPIRTGLVHLALSAYTLVALFPVFLTVVNSFKDRASIFREPLMVPTPSTFSLVGYQTVLGQGDFATYFQNSFIVTIVSILLVLLFGAMAAFALSEYRFRGNMLLGLYMAIGIMIPIRLGTVAILQGMVAAGLVNTLTALVLVYTAQGIPLAIFILSEFMRTVSDDLKNAGRIDGLSEYAIFFRLVLPLVRPAMATVAVFTMIPIWNDLWFPLILAPSEATKTVTLGSQIFIGQFVTNWNAVLAALSLAILPILVLYVIFSRQLIRGITSGAVK
- a CDS encoding Gfo/Idh/MocA family protein, with product MNQEKPIRVLVAGLGNMGRSHALAYHNNRGFEVVGLVNRSTPKLEPELQGYKIHPDFTTALAELKPDLCSINTYSDSHADFAVAAFEAGCDVFVEKPLATTVADAERVVAAAKKAGRKLVIGYILRHHPSWMKLIEEARKLGPPYVFRMNLNQQSSGPTWATHKSLMQTTSPIVDCGVHYVDVMCQITDAKAVEVRGMGLRLSDEIAVDMYNYGQLQVLFEDGSVGWYEAGWGPMISETAFFVKDVMSPKGAVSIVMDPNAKSDDIDTHTKTSVIRLHTAETGPDGKFIRPDQDLRMMGEPGHQALCDLEQAFMLRAIREDLNLDRHMADAVASLRICLAADESVRTGQPVRL
- a CDS encoding ABC transporter ATP-binding protein translates to MGSLQLKSIRKTYGTHEVLKGIDLEVKDGEFVIFVGPSGCGKSTLLRSIAGLEDVTSGAVVINGRDETLTPPAKRGIAMVFQSYALYPHLTVKDNMGLGLKQAGTAKDEIDSRVGKASGMLSLAPYLARRPAELSGGQRQRVAIGRAIVREPELFLFDEPLSNLDAALRVQTRLEIAQLHRSLKATMIYVTHDQVEAMTLADKIVVLNAGAIEQIGSPMELYNRPANVFVAGFIGSPQMNFIAAEKVGDHSAKTIGVRPEHMTLSREQGTWAAKVVHVEHLGADTIIYLESDQCGLLTARLFGEHQYEPDEIVYATPDQARVHRFDVDDQAIR